DNA from Cherax quadricarinatus isolate ZL_2023a chromosome 7, ASM3850222v1, whole genome shotgun sequence:
aggaaatgtcattttagtgccaggaatgtctttcttgtttattctggaccctattcggaaattggcatcttttgaaatttgtgtgaaattggcaaaattgctaaattctgaccactgtactggatagttgaaattggtaaatgggtggtttcttgcactcattcgatagaaaaaatggagttctcgcgaaatattcatgttttttgtcgactagtacagtggaattggccgaaaatggggctcaaagtgggcaaaattgccgatgcgtaaacatcgccgagaccgctaacttcgcgagagcataattccataagttttccatcaaatttcataattttggtgtcattatgatcgggaaaagattctctatcttttccttagatttttttttttttttttaaatttggccgaccctgagaacgagtctcggagagggcctgtcgaccctcaaagggttaaatatacatcacatataaacattgcatgttttcatatactatgtaacgtgtttctttgggcccatggttgcttattttgcagttgtactctatcaataaccacaaaaaacaatggattatagcaaaatgtttggatgaatgagcagtagcttcctcactcacccatagacaaagccaaactgactcgCAAGCGGCCCCAGCCAGTAGATGGATGCCTCCGAAATGGCCGATAACCAAATTAATGGCTAATAACCGGGCGCCGAAAAACCAGCCAATAACCGAGTTGGCCAATAACTGAACCgaccgataaccgggggtccactgtatatacttctaaactgttgtattctgggcacctctgccaAAATATGgttatgtgcgagtgaggtgaaagtgttgaatgatgatgaaagtattttctttttggggattttctttctttttgggtcaccctgcctcggtgggagaccgccgacttgttaaaaaaaaaaaaagtgtagaaATGTTGAGATATAGTAAAACTGCATAATTCAGGGACTTAACTAAAGCTGCAATACTTATATCAATACTGCAGCTACATGAAAGCAACAAAATTAAGGAAAGTAAAACAAGTTAGTGTATTTTAGGTGTTCATATTTTTTATCAAAGTTCTCCTTCACTTTACAGATAAAGTACTCAATAGTATTATGAATAGAAAGAGAGTGGTTCCCTCTTTCTCAAAGttatcattatcattaatgaTATCTCAAGCACATAAGTATTATCAGTGATCAAGTCATAAGGATGATGAGATTGTGATATGAAAAATATTAAAACTGTGACATGGGGATCCTTAGGGAACACTGATGCTCAAGCTCTTGCAACCAGAGGACTGCACATTGGCCCAGGTTTTGCAAGGTGAATGCACCCTAGTCGCAGGATCTCCCTGCCACCTCCTTAGGACAGCTTGTGATGTCATTTTTAAGCTGAACTGGCCGTCCAACACACATGACGGATGGACACTACGCTATGGCGGCTGGGATGCCATAGAACGTACTTGTCTGCCCGCCAGCAGTGTGGTCAGCTGAGTTGGGGCGAGCTGGCACtaacacacaccctcacaacagAATGCATACAACACAAGTAACTACATACACAAGAATGCACACAGCAAGAGTACATAATATTAGAGGATACAGAGAGACAAAGCATCCATAGATGGAGATATGCTAAAACAGAATCTGATATTTACGAGAAAGGTCAGTTAATATTGAtagtaaaataaatgaaaaatactAGATGCAAATTATGATGatggtattattattacaaaaaaaaaaagaaaaaaagacacTCATTTCTCGTCAAATATTGGATGATGAAGGGGCTCTGGACAGGGAAGCAGTGATGGCATTGCCTTGTACGTGAAAGACGAGTGACTCAAGAAAGGTTTCCCATTTTGTCCTATTTATGTTCCTAGAGCAACATGGCTGGTCGGTGACATTGAAAGTGCTGGAAATGACTAAATGAGTGCCAAGATGATGCAGGCATGTTTCACCCCTCACATATATATTGTCCCCTTACAACACAGGATAATTTATCTGGATAGTTTGTATACTTGGCAGAAAATGGGACTGGCAGTTTATTTCATGTAAGTCTTCTGGGAGAGCTCAAAGTTCCTGATAGATTTTCGGACATCATCGAGGAGTGAGGCGGTGCGGGTGTCAGGCACAGTGCGGCGGATCACATTGCTACGGATACCACGCTCTGCGAAGGCCATACGGCGAGGGTAATCTGTAAGAGAATTCAATAGTTACTGACCACTCATTAGCAGATATATGACTTGCCTCTCTGGCAGATCCCTGGGAATACAGGATTCCACCTCTCCAATACTGACACTTCCCTGGGAATACAAGATCCCACCTCTCCAATACTGACAGTTCCCTGGAAATACAGGATCCGACCTCTCCAATACTGACAGCTCCCTGGGAATACAGGATCCCACCTCTCCAGAACTGGCAGCTCCCTGGGAATACAGGATCCCACCTCTCCAATACTGGCAGCATCCTAGGAATACAGGATCCCACCTCTCCAATACTAACAGCTCCCTGGGAATAAAGGATCCCACCTCTCCATGACTGGCAGCTCCCTGGGAATATAGGATCCCACCTTTCCAATACTAACAGCTCCCTAGCGATCCAAAATTCCCACCTCACCAGTACTGGCAGCTCCTGTGGGATGCTACTGAGGTAGAGAGGTTTGAGCAGCCGAGTGCTTGAGTGAGAATCCTGCTAACCCATTTTACAACATGAACATTGAGTATATTTAAAATTTAATAACAAATTTATGTAATTTATAGCCATTGAATTGTTTTGATTATATTAAGACTAGCATACATGTaatatgacaacagcagcaaatTGCTATTGATTTCAGCCAAGCATTCTGATAGCCAGAAATTTGAAAAAATGGCAGATAATGTACATGATTACAACTTCTTTTGTTAAAAACACTGAATACAAAAGCAGCTCTGGATTTTTGTAAATCCTACAACTTTACTCCACCTGCATAGTGTGAAGAAATGTAAAAAGTCAAACATTATGTTGGTGACATAACAATACACTACATAATATGTATTACAAATTATTTCCCAAAGTAAACATATGCATAtgaaattcaattcaagtttattctctataagggttacaatgtgggggtttattttataacatgtggtctacatgttataaaatactaattacagagggggccactaggacacctagcatggctaagcatttcgagcagacttagattaattcctaacattaaatccttacagattatggtattaaggctaagtgactacatcataatttgtgagtttagcaatgtgaatgcttttgttttggcacaatacaaagtgtctatattggagtatcataggcaaacttatgactagttaggatttattattttaagattaagattagtatttctgggtttatagtcagtgggtgagtgagtgtaattgtgaaccaccaggtggttatcatgtagttagttgttggggtggatcagggagataagatgttttctaactgtagttttgaaagtgatgaatgtgtctgcagttctagagttttcaggtagggtgtttcagattttaggtcctttgaaatacattgaatttttgtaaaggtttagtcgaacacagggaatgtcatagagatgtttgtgtctggtgttatgcctgtggatcctgtcacaactatcaagaaagcattttaggtcaaggttaatattggaatttaaggtcctgtagatatagattgcacagggagtaagtttagatctatgaagagtgggggggtgtgttgccggggatgggatttagtgattattcttactgcggctttttgttgggttattattggctttaggtgtgttgctgcagttgaaccccaagcacagatagcataggtgagggagacatcaATTGATTACTAGAATTTGCCATTGATATTCTGAAACAATATCACATTGCTATTGTTAGGCACTAGCCTATTAGCATGTTTAAAATCAGTAGATAAGGTTGTGGGTGCCCATGGATATTTTAGCATATATAATGAAATGAACCTGTCCACACTGTTGAGTTGCACCATTACTGAATTTCCAACAATTCAAATATTATGTACAGATACAGGCATTAAGACTGTCCTTTCATATCAAATGAATTTTATGTACTACTGTACAAATAATGTTTTATTTGCTGGATATTATATAACTAACATATAAACAAGAGGACAAGTTACTTTGAAAGAGATAAGGGAGGAGCATGGTAATCTCACCACCAGATTTGGTATCCATATACTTGACGAGCGAGCTGTAATAGTTGTCCCCGTAGTCCCAGTTGTAGTCGTAGAAACGGGGCTTGCGCCTGTTCCAGTGTACGAAGAACTTGGGCTTCTTTTTAGGCGCTGGAGGTGGTTCAAGAGCTTCTTCCCCTTCAGCGGGAGCCTCACCCTCGGCAGGGGCAGGTGCCTCCTCGACCGGGGCGGGTTCTGTGGTTGGGCAGCAAGATGTTACATGATGCACTTTGCTATCACCACAACCCTAGAGCCCCCATATACACACAAAGCTGATATACCTATCAACTGAGTTGCTTCACTTGCCTCTACAGTAAAACCTAAACTGTCTGCAGACATGTCATGACATGAACCATGGGTGACATGTCGTGATGTGTttcctgactgtgtgtgtgtgtgtgtgtgtgtgtgtgtgtgtgtatagtggaaCCTCAGCTGTCAACTGCCTTACTTGTCGAACAATTCAGTTTTCAAATGAGACATTCGAGAAAAATATGCCCTGGTTTTCATACGTGCTCTGGTTGTTGACGGACAATGCTCCCAGGTttgaaaaatttttttaaattatttttgcttatgaaatgatagtgaatctttttccaaagataatgaaaccaaaagtacaaaatttgaaagaaagctcatggaattatgctatcacgaagttagcggtctcagtgatatttacgcattggtgattttgcccattttgagccctattttggccCAATTCCACTGTTcgagtcgaccaaactcatagctatttcactagaactctttTTATTCTATCGATATAGTACAAGAAACTGCTATTtatctatttcaactacccaataaagtgatctaaaattactaatttggctaatttcacacaaaattcaagaaagaccaatttcaaaatagggtccagaataaacaatgcagacattcctggcactaaaataacattttatctgttcatcagtcatgtctccaggcctctcttatataatgcttgcttttcattttgaatttttattcatacaaaaattagaagatttactgttattcagactactgcataattgtaataattgtataatatcagtgcatttgtgaatgcatattacaTCCACCAGTTGCCAAGTATTGGAcatgtgatgtgatttgtttactcttgaacatcggcaaaaattgaacagttCTGCTACTTAGAGCTAAATTTCAAACtacttttagtctgtaaaccattcaaaatcatctctatttctgtaatatatcattcattctatcaaatgagaccaagaaaacgagaatgcaaccataaataccatacaaaaatacactgcaaatttgctgttttaatccaaaaacatggttgtAGTTTTTTGTTTCTCATTATGAACTGTgttctgcaggatttttttttatactgtgcacactgaccatgcagatccattctctcacatgtaggcctatcagcttctgcaagatttgaagctgctagaatttttccattagct
Protein-coding regions in this window:
- the LOC128686987 gene encoding uncharacterized protein isoform X2; translation: MAGDEDKKKKKKAKKGEKEEKTEAPPEPQLEPEPEPEPEPEPEPEPVLEPVLEPEPAGEPAPVEEAPAPAEGEAPAEGEEALEPPPAPKKKPKFFVHWNRRKPRFYDYNWDYGDNYYSSLVKYMDTKSGDYPRRMAFAERGIRSNVIRRTVPDTRTASLLDDVRKSIRNFELSQKTYMK
- the LOC128686987 gene encoding diacylglycerol kinase kappa isoform X1, which produces MAGDEDKKKKKKAKKGEKEEKTEAPPEPQLEPEPEPEPEPEPEPEPVLEPVLEPEPAGGEPDSETVVSYWEEEPAPVEEAPAPAEGEAPAEGEEALEPPPAPKKKPKFFVHWNRRKPRFYDYNWDYGDNYYSSLVKYMDTKSGDYPRRMAFAERGIRSNVIRRTVPDTRTASLLDDVRKSIRNFELSQKTYMK